From a region of the Helianthus annuus cultivar XRQ/B chromosome 5, HanXRQr2.0-SUNRISE, whole genome shotgun sequence genome:
- the LOC110941300 gene encoding probable methyltransferase PMT10 yields MRTTTSYFSSEYITNPHTFIKILVISFLSLSFFFAVKHFSSDTTYSPELSRTFSLTADSTTSAVNSSATPLSPPPTAVSPPPVPPKPENVVERTGIVDESGAMTENFVIGDYDASLIENAANESLVERGGESDDNLGKIERFRVCDESMREYIPCLDNVEVVSRLSLSEKGEKYERHCPVKGKELDCLVPNPKRYKDHIPWPRSRDEVWYDNVPHTRLVEDKGGQNWISRNKDKFTFPGGGTQFIHGANQYLDQISKMVPDIDFGQRVRVALDVGCGVASFGAFLLDRNVTTLSVAPKDVHENQIQFALERGVPAMVAVFATHRLLYPSQAFDLVHCSRCRINWTRDDGILLLEVNRMLRAGGYFVWAAQPVYKHENKLQEQWKEMENLTGRLCWELIAKEGYIAIWRKPQNNTCYLARNLDVQPPLCDANDDPDNVWYVPLKACITRLPENGYGANVTTWPARLHYPPDRLQSIKMDAFLSRNDIYKAESKYWKDITFSYVNVFRWKTLNVRNVMDMRARYGGFAAALHDHGVDCWVMNVVPISDTNTLPVIYDRGLIGVVHDWCEPFDTYPRTYDILNAAGLFSKEQKRCNISTIMLEMNRILRPNGHVYIRDANSVIYKVEEIAKAMGWITHVFDNGEGPNAGAKLLTCEKRL; encoded by the exons ATGAGAACCACCACGAGCTACTTCTCATCAGAGTACATCACAAACCCCCACACCTTCATCAAGATCCTCGTCATCTCATTCCTCTCACTCTCCTTCTTCTTCGCCGTCAAACACTTCTCCTCCGACACCACCTACTCTCCGGAACTCTCTAGAACCTTCTCTTTGACCGCCGATTCCACCACATCCGCCGTCAACAGCTCCGCCACTCCTTTATCACCACCGCCAACTGCAGTCTCACCTCCGCCGGTTCCTCCGAAGCCGGAAAATGTGGTGGAGAGGACGGGAATTGTGGACGAGAGCGGTGCCATGACGGAAAACTTTGTGATTGGGGATTATGATGCGAGTTTGATTGAAAATGCGGCTAATGAAAGTTTGGTGGAGAGAGGAGGTGAGAGCGATGATAATCTGGGGAAAATTGAGAGATTTAGGGTTTGTGATGAAAGTATGAGGGAGTATATACCTTGTTTGGATAATGTGGAGGTGGTTTCTAGGTTGAGTTTGAGTGAAAAAGGGGAGAAGTATGAGAGGCATTGTCCTGTGAAGGGTAAAGAGTTGGATTGTTTGGTACCTAATCCTAAGAGATATAAGGATCACATTCCGTGGCCTCGAAGTCGAGATGAG GTGTGGTATGATAATGTACCTCATACGCGTTTGGTTGAAGATAAAGGAGGCCAAAACTGGATATCAAGAAACAAAGACAAGTTTACATTTCCAGGAGGTGGAACACAGTTCATACATGGTGCCAATCAGTACTTGGATCAGATCTCCAAG ATGGTTCCTGATATTGACTTTGGTCAACGTGTCCGAGTTGCCTTGGATGTCGGCTGTGGTGTAGCAAGTTTTGGTGCATTTTTACTGGACCGGAATGTGACTACTTTATCAGTAGCACCAAAAGATGTTCATGAGAATCAGATTCAGTTTGCTCTAGAGCGAGGTGTACCTGCCATGGTGGCAGTATTTGCAACGCATCGTTTGTTATATCCAAGCCAAGCATTTGATTTGGTACATTGCTCAAGATGCAGAATAAACTGGACTCGTGATG ATGGAATTTTGCTTCTGGAGGTGAACAGGATGCTAAGGGCAGGAGGATACTTTGTCTGGGCTGCGCAACCTgtttataaacatgaaaataagcTTCAAGAACAGTGGAAAG AAATGGAGAATCTTACTGGTCGGTTATGTTGGGAACTCATAGCAAAAGAAGGATATATCGCCATCTGGCGTAAGCCTCAAAACAACACCTGCTACCTGGCCCGCAATCTAGATGTACAACCTCCATTATGTGACGCCAATGATGACCCCGATAATGTTTG GTATGTCCCACTGAAGGCATGCATCACTCGATTACCTGAAAATGGTTATGGAGCTAATGTTACAACATGGCCCGCACGCCTTCATTATCCGCCAGATAGGCTTCAAAGTATAAAAATGGATGCATTCTTATCCAGAAATGATATCTACAAGGCAGAGTCAAAATACTGGAAAGATATAACATTCAGCTATGTAAATGTTTTTCGTTGGAAAACATTAAATGTACGAAACGTGATGGATATGCGGGCTAGATATGGCGG ATTTGCAGCAGCATTACATGATCATGGGGTTGATTGTTGGGTGATGAACGTTGTTCCTATTAGTGATACTAATACTTTGCCTGTAATATATGACCGTGGGCTCATAGGTGTTGTACATGACTG GTGTGAACCATTTGATACATACCCTAGAACTTATGACATATTGAATGCCGCCGGTCTTTTTTCCAAAGAGCAAAAAAG GTGTAATATCTCTACCATAATGCTCGAGATGAATAGAATATTACGACCCAACGGGCATGTTTACATTCGTGATGCGAATTCAGTCATTTATAAAGTTGAAGAAATTGCAAAGGCCATGGGATGGATCACGCACGTCTTCGACAATGGCGAGGGTCCCAATGCTGGTGCCAAGCTTTTAACATGTGAAAAACGCCTGTAA
- the LOC110941299 gene encoding uncharacterized protein LOC110941299: MDRIFQTYIRRKKKTIPDFDIRKCDFGSNKPGSDKLNAKLGNQEVESEYAWLLILCLIETDKQTKDTTREDQNEYESENGDEDEDAHVDENNKDPEYLLFLENLSEHGKSYKLKISRDDEEPCFLYYEEQVSSDWCGDLQTCTDDSGDEVTVSEDMQIKQQAKRKRNEKSGPISTKKEVSKRKKINDRKTVTQSPRDQGMTVHIKEEPVENEKNVTTCDSDSDVVILDDVQKCSEVNNKQLVVAEKEPSLREKLMCILKHPYDEEEYKLLSEYIEKKKPVCRRRPLRNGRSREIPEAGVNKSVLNYGPERFQLMLDAARKDPPKALNLLRMFRFWLEHAPNDDAFQPWREKRFLKVRPSKKNALNHMQQQLLLKDK; this comes from the exons ATGGACCGTATCTTTCAGACTTACATCAGGCGAAAAAAGAAAACAATACCAGATTTTGATATTAGAAAGTGTGATTTTGGTTCTAATAAACCGGGCTCTGACAAACTCAATGCTAAACTTGGGAATCAAGAAGTGGAGAGTGAGTATGCTTGGCTTCTTATATTATGCTTAATTGAAACTGATAAACAGACAAAAGACACCACACGCGAGGATCAAAATGAATATGAAAGCGAAAACggagatgaagatgaagatgcacATGTAGATGAAAacaataaagatcctgaatatctCCTGTTTTTAGAGAATCTCTCCGAACATGGTAAATCATACAAGCTGAAAATTTCTCGAGATGATGAGGAACCTTGTTTTCTGTATTATGAAGAGCAGGTTAGTTCAGATTGGTGTGGTGACCTTCAAACATGTACTGATGATAGTGGAGATGAAGTAACCGTTTCTGAAGATATGCAAATCAAGCAGCAGGCTAAAAGGAAGCGGAATGAAAAGAGTGGTCCGATTTCTACTAAAAAAGAAGTTTCTAAAAGAAAGAAGATTAATGATCGTAAGACTGTAACACAGTCCCCTCGAGACCAGGGTATGACTGTGCACATTAAAGAGGAACCTGTGGAAAATGAAAAGAACGTTACAACTTGTGATTCAGATTCAGATGTAGTGATTTTGGATGACGTTCAGAAGTGCAGTGAAGTAAATAATAAACAACTAGTGGTAGCAGAAAAAGAACCATCG TTAAGGGAGAAGCTGATGTGCATTCTTAAGCATCCATATGATGAAGAGGAGTATAAACTCCTTTCAGAATATATAGAGAAAAAGAAGCCAGTATGTCGACGTAGACCCTTGCGTAATGGCAGGTCGAGAGAAATTCCTGAGGCTGGAGTGAACAAGTCGGTGCTTAATTATGGCCCTG AAAGATTTCAACTGATGCTCGATGCTGCCCGCAAGGATCCACCTAAAGCTCTTAATCTCCTGCGGATGTTTCGCTTCTGGCTAGAA CATGCCCCCAACGACGATGCATTTCAACCATGGAGAGAGAAGCGGTTTCTGAAGGTGCGACCAAGTAAGAAGAATGCTCTTAATCACATGCAGCAGCAGCTGCTTTTGAAGGATAAATGA